The sequence TGAGCGCGATGAACGCAAACAAAAACGGGCCGACGTGCGCCCGCAGCAGGTAACGCGTGAGGATCTTCATGCGAGGTAACCAAAGGGGCTTGCCGCGCCGGTGCGCGGATGCGTAGTATACCCGCTCCGTACGCTGCGTACAAGCGGCGGCGGGCCTTCCTAATCCATCCCCAACCTGCGACGCACATGCCGATCCGCCGCGCCAGCCTGCGCGCTGCGCTGCCGGTGCTGCTCCTTGCCGCCTGCACGCGCGGCGACCCCGCGCTGGGCCGCCACGTGGACCACCCCGAGTTCCTCGAGGACGTCGCCTGGGCGTTCCTGGGTGGCCAGGTAGCCATCGGCCCGCGCTACGCGGGGACGAAGCCGCACGACCGCGCGGTGGGATGGCTCACCGACCAGCTCGAGTTTCGCGCCGACACGCTGATCCCCCAGCCGTTCACCCACGACACGGCGCCGGGGAAGACGCTCAGGATGACGAACCTGCTGGCGCGCTGGCGGCCGGAGGACCCGCGGCGGATCCTCCTCGTCGCCCACTGGGACACGCGGCCGAAAGCGACGGAGAGCGCGGACCCGGCCGACCGCCGCCTCCCCGTTCCCGGCGCCAACGACGGGGCGTCGGGAACGGCGGTGCTGATGACGCTGGCCGAGCTCTTCCGCCAGCAGAAGCCCGGCGTGGGCGTCGACCTCCTCTTCACCGACGGCGACGACTTCGTGGACGGGAGATACCTCGGCACGGAGCACTTCCTCGCCACGATGGGGCCGGGATACAGGCCCGCGCTGGCGATCGTGGTGGGGATGGTGGGAGACCGCGATCCCTGGTTCCCGCAGGATGCCGGATCGCGCCGCCACGCGCCCGCCGCCGTCCGCCGCGTCTGGGGCACCGCCGCGGCGATGCGCAGGGACACCTTCTTCGTCGCCGAGGCCGTCGACGACAGCGCGGGCGCGCACCTGGCCCTGGCCCGCGCGGGGATCCCCGCCGCGCTCGTGAACGACCCCGTTTACGGCCCCGGCAACTCGTACTTCCACACCGTGCGCGACCTCCCCGGCGCGACGCAGAGCGAGTCGCTGATGCTCGTCGGCAGCGTGCTGGCCGAGGTCGTCTACCGCGGCATCCCGGAGCAGGGGAGATGATCCACACCACACCGCAGGAGAGGCTGGCGCTGGGCGTCCTGGCGCTGCTGGTGAGCGCCGGCGTGGGCGCGCGGATGCTGCGCCGCCCCGGCCCCGTCACCCTCGACGGCCCCGGCGTGGAGGCCGATTCCGGTGTGCCCGCGCTCCGCGCCGAGACGGAGCGGCGCACGGCGGACGCGGCGCGGCGGAACACACCGCTCGTGCCGGGCGAGAGGATCGACCCGAACACCGCGCCCGAGGCGGAGCTGGACCGGCTGCCCAAGGTCGGCCCCGGGCAGGCGCGGAAGATCGTGGAGTGGCGGGAGACGCACGGGCGCTTCCGCACGCTGGCGGACCTCGACTCCGTTCCCGGGATGGGGCCCGCGGCGCTGGCGGCGGTGGCGCCGTATGTGGCGCTCGCTCCGGCGGTTGCGGCGTCCCGGCCGGAGACGCGCGGTGCCGCAAATCGCCCCGGGTCGGGGGATTCTGCCATACCCGCGGGGGCGCGGGGTCCAGTGATTTCGGTCAACTCGGCGTCGGCACAGGAGTTGACTCGTCTCCCCGGCATCGGGCCCTCGCTGGCCGGGCGCATCGTGGCCTGGCGCGAGGGCCACGGCGC comes from Longimicrobium sp. and encodes:
- a CDS encoding M28 family peptidase, giving the protein MPIRRASLRAALPVLLLAACTRGDPALGRHVDHPEFLEDVAWAFLGGQVAIGPRYAGTKPHDRAVGWLTDQLEFRADTLIPQPFTHDTAPGKTLRMTNLLARWRPEDPRRILLVAHWDTRPKATESADPADRRLPVPGANDGASGTAVLMTLAELFRQQKPGVGVDLLFTDGDDFVDGRYLGTEHFLATMGPGYRPALAIVVGMVGDRDPWFPQDAGSRRHAPAAVRRVWGTAAAMRRDTFFVAEAVDDSAGAHLALARAGIPAALVNDPVYGPGNSYFHTVRDLPGATQSESLMLVGSVLAEVVYRGIPEQGR
- a CDS encoding ComEA family DNA-binding protein, which encodes MIHTTPQERLALGVLALLVSAGVGARMLRRPGPVTLDGPGVEADSGVPALRAETERRTADAARRNTPLVPGERIDPNTAPEAELDRLPKVGPGQARKIVEWRETHGRFRTLADLDSVPGMGPAALAAVAPYVALAPAVAASRPETRGAANRPGSGDSAIPAGARGPVISVNSASAQELTRLPGIGPSLAGRIVAWREGHGAFRTLDDLAQVPGIGPATVARIRASGAAGP